From one Anaerococcus prevotii DSM 20548 genomic stretch:
- the rsmH gene encoding 16S rRNA (cytosine(1402)-N(4))-methyltransferase RsmH translates to MKFEHIPVLAKETIENLNINPDGIYLDLTLGKGGHSKMILERLSDKGRLIAIDQDKEAIEAAKENLRDFSNVTFVNSNFENFEKALEDLGLDLIDGALMDIGVSSYQIDNADRGFSYMKDGPLDMRMNQDNELTAEVIVNEYSQDELERIFFEYGEERFARAIARNIVNLRDEERIDTTFKLREIVAKSIKSQDAHPEKRVFQALRIEVNRELEVLENTIERVVDHLKKDGRIAIITFHSLEDRIVKNKFKDLARDCICPPEFPVCVCDHRAKIKIITRKPVTASKAELRDNSRSKPAKLRVGQRI, encoded by the coding sequence ATGAAATTTGAACACATACCAGTTCTCGCAAAAGAGACTATAGAAAATCTAAATATTAATCCAGATGGAATCTACCTAGACTTAACCTTGGGAAAGGGAGGTCATTCCAAGATGATCTTAGAAAGACTTTCTGATAAGGGAAGACTTATCGCAATCGATCAGGATAAAGAAGCCATTGAAGCAGCCAAGGAAAACTTAAGGGATTTTTCTAATGTTACTTTCGTAAATAGTAACTTCGAAAACTTCGAGAAAGCCCTAGAAGACCTTGGCCTTGATTTGATAGATGGGGCTTTGATGGATATTGGCGTAAGTTCATATCAAATTGACAATGCAGACAGGGGATTTTCATATATGAAGGATGGTCCTTTGGATATGAGGATGAACCAGGATAATGAGTTAACAGCGGAAGTTATTGTCAATGAATACTCTCAGGATGAGCTAGAGCGTATATTTTTCGAATATGGTGAGGAGAGATTCGCAAGGGCTATAGCAAGAAATATTGTTAATCTCCGTGATGAAGAAAGAATCGATACGACTTTTAAGCTCCGAGAAATTGTAGCAAAATCTATAAAAAGTCAAGATGCTCATCCTGAAAAAAGAGTATTTCAAGCCCTAAGAATAGAAGTAAATAGAGAACTAGAAGTTTTGGAAAACACTATAGAGAGGGTCGTAGATCACTTGAAAAAGGACGGAAGGATTGCAATAATCACCTTCCATTCCCTAGAAGATAGGATTGTGAAGAATAAATTCAAGGATTTGGCTAGAGATTGTATCTGTCCGCCAGAATTTCCGGTATGTGTATGTGATCATAGGGCCAAGATTAAGATTATAACGAGAAAACCAGTGACGGCAAGTAAAGCTGAGTTAAGGGATAATTCTCGATCAAAGCCTGCCAAGCTTAGAGTTGGACAAAGGATATAG
- the mraZ gene encoding division/cell wall cluster transcriptional repressor MraZ has protein sequence MFLGEFTHKLDSKNRIMIPSEFRDDLSENFYITKGPEKSLVIYTEEEFIKQSEKLDSLEVQNKKNRAIKRLFFSSTVKASLDKQGRVLLNKNLRDYSEIKEEAMIIGNNSTIELWDRANWEAYIDEVEVNLSDIMDE, from the coding sequence ATGTTTTTAGGTGAATTTACTCACAAGTTAGATTCTAAAAATAGAATAATGATACCTAGTGAGTTCAGAGATGATTTATCTGAGAATTTCTATATCACCAAGGGTCCAGAAAAGTCCCTAGTAATCTACACTGAGGAAGAATTTATCAAACAATCAGAAAAACTTGATAGTCTGGAAGTGCAAAATAAGAAAAACCGTGCTATCAAGAGACTATTTTTCTCATCCACTGTAAAGGCAAGCCTTGACAAACAAGGCAGAGTTCTTCTTAACAAGAACCTGAGAGATTATAGCGAGATCAAAGAAGAAGCTATGATAATTGGAAACAATAGCACAATTGAGCTTTGGGATAGGGCCAATTGGGAAGCTTATATTGACGAAGTAGAGGTGAATCTATCCGATATAATGGATGAATAA
- the lgt gene encoding prolipoprotein diacylglyceryl transferase gives MEFNIDPVAFRIFGLEIYWYAIIIITGIFIAAQFAKSEFVRRGFDEDFIYDLLFVILPIGIIGARFWYVIFEWDYYGSNPSQILNFRAGGLAIHGGILFGSIALLVYARYKKIPLLDLMDVLVPSLVLAQGIGRWGNFANSEAHGGPTDLPWGIIIDGVKVHPTFLYESIGDVLIFILLINYRKKNPDKGKQSAIYFTLYGILRYFVEGLRTDSLYIGSLRTAQLMSIIYVILGIALYIWANKTHLPPYFRENKSKEKKENIIKFK, from the coding sequence ATGGAATTTAATATAGATCCTGTTGCCTTTAGGATATTCGGTTTAGAAATCTACTGGTATGCAATAATAATCATAACAGGAATATTTATCGCAGCACAATTTGCAAAAAGTGAGTTCGTAAGACGCGGTTTTGACGAAGACTTTATCTATGATCTGCTATTCGTAATCCTACCAATAGGAATAATCGGAGCAAGGTTTTGGTATGTCATCTTTGAGTGGGACTATTATGGAAGTAACCCTTCACAGATCCTAAACTTTAGGGCGGGTGGTCTTGCAATCCATGGGGGAATCCTCTTTGGAAGTATTGCCCTTCTAGTTTATGCAAGATACAAAAAAATCCCCCTCCTAGACCTTATGGATGTACTAGTACCTTCTCTTGTCCTTGCTCAAGGTATAGGTAGATGGGGAAATTTCGCAAACTCAGAAGCCCATGGGGGTCCGACAGATCTTCCTTGGGGAATTATCATAGATGGAGTCAAGGTTCATCCAACCTTCCTATATGAATCTATAGGAGATGTTTTAATATTTATTCTCCTAATAAATTATAGGAAGAAAAACCCAGATAAGGGCAAGCAGTCTGCAATTTATTTCACCCTTTATGGGATATTGAGATATTTTGTGGAAGGACTTAGGACAGATTCCCTCTATATAGGATCTTTAAGAACTGCACAGCTTATGAGTATAATTTATGTTATTTTGGGAATAGCCTTATATATTTGGGCAAATAAAACTCATCTCCCACCTTATTTTAGGGAAAATAAAAGTAAAGAGAAAAAAGAGAATATTATAAAGTTTAAGTGA
- a CDS encoding YebC/PmpR family DNA-binding transcriptional regulator — protein MSGHNKWSKIKNKKGSEDAKKGKIFTKHARNITVAAKEGGTNPDYNPALKTAIEKAKADNMPNDNIDRAIKKAAGDDASDNFERVIYEGYGPGGVAVIVDCLTDNKNRTAPDVRHAFDKNGGNLGTDGSVMFMFERKGDIIVGKEGKDFDEFMMDALEAGCEDVKEMGEYFEAITDVNSFNDANDKLKELGYKIESADISYLANNMIKVEEDHVDKLNKLIDTLEDNDDVQEVYSNWDDSSEE, from the coding sequence ATGTCAGGACATAATAAATGGAGCAAGATTAAAAATAAAAAAGGAAGTGAAGATGCCAAAAAGGGCAAGATCTTTACAAAACACGCTAGAAATATAACAGTTGCAGCCAAAGAGGGTGGAACAAACCCAGACTATAACCCTGCTCTTAAAACTGCTATAGAAAAAGCCAAGGCAGATAACATGCCAAATGATAACATAGATAGAGCTATCAAGAAAGCAGCAGGAGATGATGCTTCAGATAATTTCGAAAGAGTAATCTATGAAGGATACGGACCAGGTGGAGTTGCTGTAATAGTAGACTGCCTAACAGATAATAAAAATAGAACAGCTCCTGATGTAAGACATGCCTTCGACAAAAACGGTGGAAATCTTGGAACTGACGGATCTGTTATGTTTATGTTCGAAAGAAAGGGCGATATCATAGTAGGAAAAGAAGGAAAAGACTTCGATGAATTCATGATGGATGCCCTAGAAGCAGGCTGTGAAGACGTCAAAGAAATGGGAGAATACTTCGAGGCTATCACAGATGTAAATAGCTTTAACGATGCTAATGACAAACTAAAAGAATTAGGCTATAAGATAGAAAGTGCAGATATATCTTACCTTGCAAACAACATGATTAAAGTAGAAGAAGATCATGTTGATAAGCTAAACAAGCTAATCGATACCCTAGAAGATAACGACGATGTCCAAGAGGTATACTCAAACTGGGATGATTCTAGTGAGGAATAA
- a CDS encoding YigZ family protein — protein MTDILKKYRTIKGFKTSEFEEEKSRFITSAKYVESEEEAISFIEEIKDKNKQATHNCSAYIINEIPEIKRYSDDGEPQGSAGLPMLSVLEKEEVRNICVVVTRYFGGKLLGKGGLVRAYTRGVTDTVSPNIVCKREYFEVELIHSYTVLGIIENYLAENKLKVIDKDFTDLVKIKLHIRSEDYPKIEKDLINLTSANIKIDVKDTLMLFEEK, from the coding sequence ATGACAGATATATTAAAAAAGTATAGGACCATAAAGGGCTTTAAAACTAGCGAGTTCGAAGAGGAAAAATCAAGATTTATAACAAGTGCTAAATATGTAGAAAGTGAAGAAGAGGCCATTAGTTTTATCGAAGAGATAAAGGATAAAAACAAGCAAGCAACTCACAACTGCTCGGCCTATATCATAAATGAAATCCCTGAGATTAAAAGATACTCAGACGATGGCGAACCCCAAGGGTCTGCGGGCCTTCCTATGCTATCTGTCCTTGAAAAAGAAGAGGTCAGAAATATTTGCGTTGTGGTTACCAGATATTTCGGTGGCAAGCTCTTAGGAAAAGGGGGACTTGTAAGGGCCTACACTAGGGGAGTTACTGATACTGTATCGCCCAATATAGTTTGTAAGAGAGAGTATTTTGAAGTAGAATTAATTCATTCGTATACGGTGCTTGGTATAATTGAAAACTACCTAGCAGAAAATAAGCTTAAGGTCATAGATAAGGATTTTACTGATTTGGTTAAGATTAAGCTTCATATTAGAAGCGAAGATTACCCAAAGATAGAAAAAGACCTTATCAATTTAACAAGTGCCAATATCAAAATAGATGTCAAAGATACTTTGATGTTATTTGAAGAAAAATAG
- the hflX gene encoding GTPase HflX: MQRVIQVNAVDKDDDLDNKIYELESLINTAGGKTEAYVSQKVSKVNPRYYIGKGKVEEIMDLAQKNDIDTVIFDVELSASQLYNLEEEMKLHVVDWTTLILDIFAMRANTKEARLKIKLAQLKYQLPRINKWFSYLSRQAGGIGTRGPGETMLETDRRAIVRDIKSLEKALKDLDKTKMINRKSRKDIHNISLVGYTNAGKSTILNGMLKLFGEEKYVYSDDLLFATLDTSTRRLDFSNTKVTLTDTVGFIDNLSKELNDSFLTTLDEVRFADMLLIVIDSSHNIDHQIETIENSLEGIDVGNKEILYVFNKMDRVDDELSVSLYKRDSEKIYMSAHKEEDLIRLKEKIVKIIKEDYELVEMAIPFEDGRVLDYIMSNYDIIERDYDPTSSILKLEISKEDYSKYDRYIKKV; this comes from the coding sequence ATGCAAAGAGTTATACAAGTTAATGCAGTAGACAAGGACGACGATCTCGACAATAAGATCTATGAATTAGAGTCTTTGATTAATACTGCAGGAGGAAAGACTGAGGCCTACGTATCTCAAAAGGTAAGCAAGGTCAATCCTAGATATTATATAGGCAAGGGAAAGGTCGAAGAGATCATGGATCTTGCCCAAAAAAACGACATAGATACGGTAATATTTGACGTAGAATTATCAGCAAGTCAGCTTTATAATCTAGAAGAAGAGATGAAACTTCACGTAGTGGACTGGACAACTCTTATCCTAGATATTTTTGCTATGCGTGCAAATACCAAGGAAGCAAGACTTAAGATAAAGCTTGCCCAATTAAAATATCAATTGCCAAGGATTAACAAGTGGTTTTCCTACCTATCAAGACAGGCCGGAGGAATCGGTACGAGGGGACCTGGAGAGACAATGCTAGAGACAGATAGGCGTGCTATTGTAAGAGATATCAAGTCTTTGGAAAAGGCTCTAAAGGATTTGGATAAGACTAAAATGATAAATAGAAAATCGAGAAAGGATATCCACAATATATCCCTAGTGGGCTATACCAACGCAGGAAAGTCTACAATCCTAAATGGGATGCTGAAGCTTTTTGGTGAAGAAAAGTATGTTTATTCGGACGATTTGCTTTTTGCAACACTTGATACATCGACTAGGAGATTAGATTTTTCTAATACCAAGGTCACCTTGACAGATACTGTAGGCTTTATCGACAATCTCTCCAAGGAGCTTAATGACTCCTTCCTAACAACCCTAGACGAGGTTAGATTTGCTGACATGCTCCTTATAGTCATCGATTCAAGCCACAATATTGACCATCAGATAGAGACCATCGAAAACTCTCTTGAAGGTATCGATGTTGGAAATAAAGAAATTCTTTATGTCTTTAACAAGATGGATAGGGTAGATGATGAGCTAAGCGTAAGCCTATACAAGAGAGATAGCGAAAAAATCTACATGTCAGCCCACAAGGAAGAAGACCTCATAAGACTTAAGGAGAAAATCGTAAAAATCATAAAGGAAGACTACGAGCTTGTGGAAATGGCAATTCCATTTGAAGATGGTAGGGTCCTAGACTATATCATGAGTAATTACGATATTATAGAAAGGGACTATGATCCAACTTCTAGCATATTGAAACTAGAAATAAGCAAAGAGGACTATTCGAAATATGACAGATATATTAAAAAAGTATAG
- a CDS encoding transglycosylase domain-containing protein — protein sequence MHNKLAALVGKIILVVILFVAGLGVIFAGMTGGAILEVMKTAPKIDANSIKYEMSQNSTIVDENGNEVDSIATSEYRQIVDYKDIPENLKNAFVAVEDERFYKHNGIDPLSIIGSAFENMKAGSIVRGGSTITQQLARNTYLSNDQTYERKIREIYLALEIEKYLEKDEILGAYLNRVFMGQNSYGVQAAAKTYFNEDVSELNLAQCASLAGIVQSPSENSLYKSIKTSEVTDQRVLGEFSIDGNKYSAVYNEAPYKREEYVLDKMLENGYINETQYKEARDFDVASTVEPAERSNTEIASYFNSLLERQVVNKLMGVLNISENQAWDKLYYGGLKITTTLDKGLQEKLEDIYANFSEHLIGNSEGLGYAPLLDLSYDNWGNIVNSSGALLYYKRANLLDENNDLHLSSDEAWNDEAGDLILATNKAYLDQTKLIFKDFYSLDETNSNLRTHRTGRIEFESNEDIYQDEDNNIVISKKYLDNNPNLFTAYDDGSISLNKDYYDIDLNGVIQPQSSSVIIDQKTGHIKALMGGRDQEGINILDRASSVPRQPGSSIKPIATYTAALDHGFNLATGVDDVPFEMNENGEAWPVNVYGYYMGYTPIRDAIKMSINTIAVSTLNKVGIDTSLEYLKNFGLIKENGRDYFVTKDENPDTNDENLAALGVGAMSHGLTTLDMTAAYAALANKGEYTEPLTFSKITDSQGEVIFDEDNLIKHTVTSPETAYQVTSALESAGEYYGNIHLNGTDYATKTGTTDDKTDFWCVGYTPYYTVGVWMGADNQNIHLNSNSVDRAALMWNVINTEILADTEPVSFEEPEGIRHMEVDTISGKLPTDASRADPRGTVKEEIFGPENYPKEEDDMHKWAYIDSRNNLLASDVTPKFLIQTRSLIVEKNEYDPNKFNGIIPRDWDYRMPTVYSNLIYTPPKVENNKDKDKDKDKDKDKDKDKNKNGEKENESNSGTNNSTSDALDNLLNKESTENNSGFGY from the coding sequence ATGCATAATAAACTTGCCGCTCTTGTTGGAAAAATAATACTAGTTGTAATATTATTTGTAGCTGGCCTTGGAGTTATTTTTGCTGGCATGACTGGTGGAGCAATACTAGAAGTAATGAAGACTGCTCCCAAGATTGACGCTAACAGTATAAAATACGAAATGAGCCAAAACTCAACAATAGTGGATGAAAACGGAAACGAAGTCGATTCGATTGCTACAAGCGAATACAGACAGATAGTAGATTATAAAGACATACCAGAGAATTTAAAAAATGCATTTGTCGCAGTTGAAGATGAAAGATTTTATAAACACAATGGTATAGATCCCCTATCAATCATAGGTTCTGCTTTTGAAAATATGAAGGCAGGGTCAATCGTAAGGGGTGGATCTACTATAACCCAACAGCTTGCAAGAAACACCTACCTATCTAACGATCAAACCTACGAAAGAAAGATAAGGGAGATTTATCTTGCCCTAGAGATTGAGAAATATCTCGAAAAAGACGAAATCCTAGGAGCCTATCTAAATAGGGTCTTCATGGGACAAAACTCTTACGGAGTCCAAGCTGCAGCTAAAACTTACTTCAATGAGGACGTGTCCGAGCTAAATCTTGCCCAATGTGCATCCCTAGCTGGAATCGTCCAATCACCTTCAGAAAACTCTCTTTATAAGTCAATTAAGACGAGTGAGGTAACAGATCAAAGAGTCCTAGGTGAATTTAGTATAGACGGAAATAAATACTCAGCAGTATATAACGAAGCTCCTTACAAAAGAGAAGAATACGTCCTAGATAAGATGCTAGAAAACGGCTACATCAACGAGACTCAATACAAAGAAGCCAGAGACTTTGATGTGGCAAGCACAGTAGAGCCTGCGGAAAGGTCTAATACAGAAATCGCTAGCTACTTTAACTCTCTTCTAGAACGTCAAGTAGTTAATAAGCTTATGGGTGTATTAAATATTTCAGAAAACCAAGCCTGGGATAAGCTCTACTACGGAGGGCTTAAGATTACGACGACCCTAGATAAGGGCTTGCAAGAAAAACTTGAAGATATCTATGCCAATTTTTCAGAGCACTTGATAGGAAATAGCGAAGGCCTAGGCTACGCTCCCCTACTTGATTTATCTTATGATAATTGGGGAAATATAGTAAATTCTAGTGGGGCCTTACTCTATTATAAGAGAGCAAATCTCCTAGATGAAAATAACGACCTTCACTTAAGTTCTGATGAGGCTTGGAATGATGAGGCAGGAGACCTAATACTTGCGACAAATAAGGCCTACCTTGACCAAACCAAGCTTATCTTTAAGGATTTCTATTCCTTGGATGAAACAAACTCCAACCTTAGAACTCACAGGACTGGACGAATAGAGTTCGAGTCCAACGAAGATATCTATCAGGATGAGGATAACAATATAGTAATTAGTAAGAAATATCTAGATAATAACCCAAATCTTTTTACAGCCTATGACGATGGATCTATTAGCCTTAACAAGGACTATTACGATATAGACCTAAACGGGGTAATCCAACCTCAATCATCATCTGTAATAATCGATCAAAAGACTGGCCATATCAAGGCCTTGATGGGAGGACGTGACCAAGAAGGAATCAATATCTTAGACAGGGCATCAAGCGTTCCAAGACAACCTGGTTCATCAATCAAGCCTATAGCAACTTATACAGCTGCCCTAGATCATGGCTTTAACCTCGCAACTGGTGTAGATGATGTTCCATTCGAGATGAACGAAAATGGCGAAGCTTGGCCTGTCAATGTATATGGCTACTACATGGGTTACACCCCTATAAGAGATGCCATCAAGATGAGTATAAATACAATTGCAGTTTCTACCCTCAATAAGGTAGGAATCGACACTAGTCTTGAATACCTCAAAAACTTCGGTCTAATCAAAGAAAATGGCAGAGATTATTTCGTGACAAAAGACGAAAATCCTGACACAAACGACGAAAACCTCGCAGCCCTAGGAGTGGGTGCTATGAGTCATGGTCTTACCACACTAGATATGACTGCAGCCTACGCAGCCCTTGCCAATAAGGGTGAATACACTGAACCTTTGACCTTCTCAAAGATAACCGACTCCCAAGGAGAAGTAATCTTTGATGAGGATAATCTAATAAAACACACAGTAACAAGCCCAGAGACAGCCTATCAAGTGACCTCTGCCCTAGAAAGTGCAGGAGAATATTATGGAAATATCCACCTAAACGGAACAGATTACGCAACAAAGACCGGAACAACTGATGATAAGACAGACTTCTGGTGCGTTGGATATACTCCTTACTACACAGTTGGAGTTTGGATGGGAGCAGATAATCAAAATATCCACCTAAACAGCAACAGTGTAGATAGGGCAGCCCTCATGTGGAATGTTATAAATACAGAAATCCTTGCTGACACAGAGCCTGTTAGTTTTGAAGAACCTGAAGGCATAAGGCATATGGAAGTAGATACCATAAGCGGTAAGCTTCCAACAGACGCCTCAAGGGCAGATCCACGTGGCACTGTAAAAGAAGAAATCTTCGGTCCAGAAAACTATCCAAAAGAAGAAGACGACATGCACAAGTGGGCTTATATAGATTCTAGAAATAACCTATTAGCTAGTGATGTCACACCAAAATTCTTGATCCAAACTAGGTCCTTAATAGTTGAAAAGAACGAATATGATCCAAACAAGTTTAACGGAATTATTCCAAGAGACTGGGATTACAGGATGCCAACAGTCTACTCAAACTTAATCTATACTCCACCAAAAGTGGAAAACAATAAAGATAAAGACAAAGATAAAGATAAAGACAAAGACAAAGATAAAGATAAAAATAAAAATGGCGAGAAAGAAAATGAAAGTAATAGTGGAACTAATAATTCCACAAGTGACGCGCTTGATAATTTATTAAATAAGGAATCTACAGAAAATAATTCTGGATTCGGTTACTAG
- a CDS encoding GlsB/YeaQ/YmgE family stress response membrane protein, with protein MGNYGIIASIIIGAIAGWIASKIMGRDAQMGAVANIIVGVIGGGVGNWLFSTLFNSANPGLVMQIVYAVIGAVILLFAYDKITGAKK; from the coding sequence ATGGGTAATTATGGAATAATAGCTTCAATTATTATCGGAGCAATTGCAGGTTGGATTGCAAGCAAAATTATGGGTAGAGATGCTCAAATGGGAGCAGTTGCAAATATCATCGTCGGAGTAATCGGTGGTGGAGTTGGTAACTGGCTATTTAGCACCTTGTTTAACTCAGCAAATCCAGGACTTGTAATGCAAATCGTATACGCAGTAATCGGTGCAGTAATCCTATTATTTGCTTACGATAAGATTACTGGAGCAAAAAAATAA
- a CDS encoding response regulator transcription factor produces the protein MNEINILIVEDEKTISDIVKNYLIKDGYHVFQAFDGVKALEIFNEEQIDLVILDLMLPMLSGEEVLKDIRNKSQVPVIITSAKVEEFDRIQGLRLGADDYVTKPFSNKELVERVKAVLRRIEKYNIPRADIIKTNDGRLLMDLKYNRFLKDGREISLTKNEFSIVKTLFSSPNKIFTRDEIIELTFGLDYDAYDRAIDTHIKNIRQKIEDNPKKPQYIKTIYGMGYKSGGVDDLIKE, from the coding sequence ATGAACGAAATAAATATTTTAATAGTAGAAGATGAAAAAACTATATCTGATATAGTTAAAAATTATTTGATAAAAGATGGCTACCATGTCTTTCAGGCTTTCGACGGAGTAAAGGCACTTGAGATTTTTAATGAGGAACAGATCGATCTTGTGATACTTGATCTCATGCTTCCAATGCTTTCTGGCGAAGAAGTCTTAAAAGATATAAGAAATAAATCCCAAGTTCCTGTTATAATAACTTCTGCCAAGGTCGAGGAGTTCGATAGGATCCAAGGACTAAGGCTTGGGGCAGATGATTATGTAACCAAACCTTTTTCTAACAAGGAACTTGTAGAAAGAGTTAAGGCTGTTCTTAGAAGGATTGAAAAATACAATATCCCTAGAGCTGATATTATAAAAACAAATGATGGAAGACTTCTAATGGATCTAAAATACAATAGATTCCTAAAAGATGGCAGGGAGATTTCTCTCACTAAGAACGAATTTTCTATTGTAAAGACCCTATTTTCAAGTCCAAACAAGATCTTTACAAGAGATGAGATAATAGAGCTTACCTTTGGCCTAGATTATGACGCCTACGACAGGGCAATAGATACTCATATCAAAAATATTAGGCAAAAAATCGAGGACAATCCCAAAAAGCCTCAATACATCAAGACAATCTATGGTATGGGTTACAAATCCGGTGGCGTAGATGACCTCATTAAGGAATAA
- a CDS encoding sensor histidine kinase — protein MTSLRNKLIKNFIAGVLACILIYSILITLLVTLRYSDLLKIVDDKKPNLVSEWFIRLNNDENISSEGMWAYLNDLSKQQNVNIKYYDQDGKLLKYIHSLNADDPEHIKSKSYNVFNADKKQEAGKILVEYSVDYTTVNRLQDDFRQAVIYAITSSLIIGFVIALILSTNISKPIVEMNDFTVKIKEGIYESLGDEESDISEISNLQNNINFLSKSLKKQEDIRMRYAQDISHELRTPLTNLKLYIEALDDGVMEFDKTTVQSLNGEINRLQVLIDGLKDSFNESVEMGKLNLEEVNISDMLNGIANGFMANFINRNINLTKDIEPGIFLVTDRNKLLQVIQNILTNAIKAIDRDGNIEIKLSGYKQKVFIEITDDGIGIDSDKLDMIFERFYRIDDSRNTKTNGVGLGLAISKNFVEALNGKIDVKSQINQGTSFILAFNK, from the coding sequence ATGACCTCATTAAGGAATAAATTAATCAAAAACTTCATCGCAGGAGTCCTCGCCTGTATATTGATTTACTCAATCCTTATAACCCTCCTTGTCACCTTAAGGTACTCGGACCTATTAAAAATCGTAGATGATAAAAAGCCAAATCTCGTAAGTGAGTGGTTTATAAGACTTAATAACGATGAGAATATATCATCTGAGGGCATGTGGGCTTATCTTAATGACCTAAGCAAGCAGCAAAATGTCAATATCAAGTATTACGATCAAGATGGAAAACTTCTCAAATATATCCATTCCCTAAATGCAGATGATCCTGAACATATCAAAAGCAAGTCCTACAATGTCTTCAATGCTGACAAAAAACAAGAAGCTGGGAAGATTCTCGTAGAATATTCCGTTGACTATACAACTGTAAATAGGCTCCAGGATGATTTTAGGCAGGCAGTAATATATGCTATAACAAGCTCGCTTATAATAGGCTTTGTCATAGCCCTTATCCTTTCAACCAATATTTCGAAGCCTATTGTAGAGATGAATGATTTCACAGTAAAGATCAAGGAAGGAATTTATGAAAGCCTTGGCGATGAAGAAAGTGATATTAGTGAAATTTCAAATCTTCAAAACAACATCAACTTCTTGTCAAAATCTTTGAAAAAACAAGAAGATATAAGGATGCGCTATGCTCAAGACATATCCCACGAGCTTAGGACTCCCCTAACCAATCTCAAGCTTTACATTGAGGCCTTAGATGATGGGGTTATGGAGTTTGACAAGACTACTGTCCAAAGCTTAAATGGTGAGATAAATAGACTCCAGGTCCTAATAGATGGCCTTAAGGACTCCTTCAATGAAAGTGTGGAGATGGGTAAGCTCAATCTTGAAGAGGTAAATATTTCTGATATGCTTAATGGAATAGCTAATGGCTTTATGGCCAATTTCATCAATAGAAATATTAATCTTACAAAGGATATAGAGCCTGGAATTTTTCTTGTAACAGATAGAAACAAGCTCCTCCAGGTCATCCAAAATATCCTAACCAATGCTATAAAGGCCATAGACAGGGATGGAAATATAGAAATAAAACTTAGCGGGTATAAGCAAAAAGTATTTATAGAAATTACCGATGATGGCATAGGGATTGATAGTGATAAGCTCGATATGATATTTGAAAGATTCTACAGGATAGATGATTCCAGAAATACCAAAACTAACGGAGTGGGCCTAGGCCTTGCCATTAGCAAAAACTTTGTAGAAGCCCTCAATGGTAAGATTGATGTCAAAAGTCAGATTAACCAGGGCACGAGTTTTATCCTAGCCTTCAACAAATAA